One window of Quercus robur chromosome 12, dhQueRobu3.1, whole genome shotgun sequence genomic DNA carries:
- the LOC126708034 gene encoding putative glucuronosyltransferase PGSIP8 isoform X5: protein MGEQEDGAKVVSVENLRNPYRDQSNFDFRFKLTLNKLYAWSLVEYDRVVMLDADNLFLQKTDELFQCGQFCAVFINPCYFHTGLFVLQPSKEVFNDMVHELEIGRENPDGADQGFICSYYPNLLDRPMFHPPLNGTKLDGTYRLPLGYQMDASYYYLRLRWSVPCGPNSVITFPGAPLLKPWYWWSWPVLPLGISWHEQRRQTLGYAAEMPVVIIQSVIYLGILAMTRMARPNFSKLCYRRSDKNIFLIQTGLKMIAVWSILASYVLPFFIIPHTVHPILGWTLYLFGSFTLCSVAINTFLLPMIAVLIPWIGFFGTLLVMAYPWYPDGVVRALAVFGYAFCSAPFLWISIVKIMTSLQVSLERDAFFPKLGESAPPSGFNKLY, encoded by the exons GGAACAGGAAGATGGGGCAAAGGTGGTGAGTGTTGAAAATTTGAGAAATCCATACAGAGATCAgtccaattttgattttagattcAAGTTGACATTGAACAAACTCTATGCATGGAGCCTGGTAGAGTATGACAGGGTCGTCATGCTCGATGCTGATAATCTCTTTCTTCAAAAGACTGATGAGTTGTTCCAATGTGGACAGTTTTGTGCAGTCTTTATCAACCCTTGCTACTTTCATACTGGCCTCTTTGTCTTGCAG CCATCAAAGGAAGTATTCAATGACATGGTTCATGAGTTGGAGATTGGACGAGAGAATCCAGATGGTGCAGACCAGGGTTTTATCTGCAGCTACTACCCGAATTTGCTTGATCGACCAATGTTCCATCCACCACTTAACGGCACCAAACTCGATGGAACTTACAGACTTCCATTGGGCTATCAAATGGATGCTTCTTACTATT ATCTTAGACTCCGCTGGAGCGTACCCTGTGGACCCAACAGTGTCATTACATTCCCAGGTGCACCATTGTTGAAGCCATGGTATTGGTGGTCATGGCCTGTCCTGCCATTAGGCATTTCATGGCACGAACAACGTCGTCAAACTCTTGG GTATGCTGCAGAGATGCCTGTGGTAATTATCCAATCTGTAATTTATCTAGGAATACTAGCAATGACTCGTATGGCACGGCCAAACTTCTCCAAGTTGTGCTACCGGCGATCTGACAAGAACATTTTCTTAATACAAACAGGCCTCAAAATGATAGCAGTGTGGTCAATTCTTGCCTCTTATGTATTACCCTTCTTCATTATCCCTCACACGGTTCATCCAATACTAGGCTGGACCCTTTACTTGTTTGGCTCTTTCACGCTTTGCTCCGTAGCAATTAATACATTTTTACTACCAATGATAGCGGTTTTGATCCCGTGGATTGGGTTCTTTGGGACCCTTTTGGTCATGGCATATCCTTGGTACCCTGATGGGGTTGTAAGAGCTCTAGCGGTATTTGGATATGCATTTTGTAGTGCACCATTCTTGTGGATATCAATTGTTAAGATAATGACAAGCCTTCAAGTCTCACTTGAAAGGGATGCTTTCTTTCCAAAATTGGGTGAATCTGCGCCACCTTCTGGGTTTAACAAGTTATATTAA
- the LOC126708034 gene encoding putative glucuronosyltransferase PGSIP8 isoform X4: MGPSTEDGAKVVSVENLRNPYRDQSNFDFRFKLTLNKLYAWSLVEYDRVVMLDADNLFLQKTDELFQCGQFCAVFINPCYFHTGLFVLQPSKEVFNDMVHELEIGRENPDGADQGFICSYYPNLLDRPMFHPPLNGTKLDGTYRLPLGYQMDASYYYLRLRWSVPCGPNSVITFPGAPLLKPWYWWSWPVLPLGISWHEQRRQTLGYAAEMPVVIIQSVIYLGILAMTRMARPNFSKLCYRRSDKNIFLIQTGLKMIAVWSILASYVLPFFIIPHTVHPILGWTLYLFGSFTLCSVAINTFLLPMIAVLIPWIGFFGTLLVMAYPWYPDGVVRALAVFGYAFCSAPFLWISIVKIMTSLQVSLERDAFFPKLGESAPPSGFNKLY; encoded by the exons GAAGATGGGGCAAAGGTGGTGAGTGTTGAAAATTTGAGAAATCCATACAGAGATCAgtccaattttgattttagattcAAGTTGACATTGAACAAACTCTATGCATGGAGCCTGGTAGAGTATGACAGGGTCGTCATGCTCGATGCTGATAATCTCTTTCTTCAAAAGACTGATGAGTTGTTCCAATGTGGACAGTTTTGTGCAGTCTTTATCAACCCTTGCTACTTTCATACTGGCCTCTTTGTCTTGCAG CCATCAAAGGAAGTATTCAATGACATGGTTCATGAGTTGGAGATTGGACGAGAGAATCCAGATGGTGCAGACCAGGGTTTTATCTGCAGCTACTACCCGAATTTGCTTGATCGACCAATGTTCCATCCACCACTTAACGGCACCAAACTCGATGGAACTTACAGACTTCCATTGGGCTATCAAATGGATGCTTCTTACTATT ATCTTAGACTCCGCTGGAGCGTACCCTGTGGACCCAACAGTGTCATTACATTCCCAGGTGCACCATTGTTGAAGCCATGGTATTGGTGGTCATGGCCTGTCCTGCCATTAGGCATTTCATGGCACGAACAACGTCGTCAAACTCTTGG GTATGCTGCAGAGATGCCTGTGGTAATTATCCAATCTGTAATTTATCTAGGAATACTAGCAATGACTCGTATGGCACGGCCAAACTTCTCCAAGTTGTGCTACCGGCGATCTGACAAGAACATTTTCTTAATACAAACAGGCCTCAAAATGATAGCAGTGTGGTCAATTCTTGCCTCTTATGTATTACCCTTCTTCATTATCCCTCACACGGTTCATCCAATACTAGGCTGGACCCTTTACTTGTTTGGCTCTTTCACGCTTTGCTCCGTAGCAATTAATACATTTTTACTACCAATGATAGCGGTTTTGATCCCGTGGATTGGGTTCTTTGGGACCCTTTTGGTCATGGCATATCCTTGGTACCCTGATGGGGTTGTAAGAGCTCTAGCGGTATTTGGATATGCATTTTGTAGTGCACCATTCTTGTGGATATCAATTGTTAAGATAATGACAAGCCTTCAAGTCTCACTTGAAAGGGATGCTTTCTTTCCAAAATTGGGTGAATCTGCGCCACCTTCTGGGTTTAACAAGTTATATTAA
- the LOC126708034 gene encoding putative glucuronosyltransferase PGSIP8 isoform X3: protein MARKVHDGEDGAKVVSVENLRNPYRDQSNFDFRFKLTLNKLYAWSLVEYDRVVMLDADNLFLQKTDELFQCGQFCAVFINPCYFHTGLFVLQPSKEVFNDMVHELEIGRENPDGADQGFICSYYPNLLDRPMFHPPLNGTKLDGTYRLPLGYQMDASYYYLRLRWSVPCGPNSVITFPGAPLLKPWYWWSWPVLPLGISWHEQRRQTLGYAAEMPVVIIQSVIYLGILAMTRMARPNFSKLCYRRSDKNIFLIQTGLKMIAVWSILASYVLPFFIIPHTVHPILGWTLYLFGSFTLCSVAINTFLLPMIAVLIPWIGFFGTLLVMAYPWYPDGVVRALAVFGYAFCSAPFLWISIVKIMTSLQVSLERDAFFPKLGESAPPSGFNKLY, encoded by the exons GAAGATGGGGCAAAGGTGGTGAGTGTTGAAAATTTGAGAAATCCATACAGAGATCAgtccaattttgattttagattcAAGTTGACATTGAACAAACTCTATGCATGGAGCCTGGTAGAGTATGACAGGGTCGTCATGCTCGATGCTGATAATCTCTTTCTTCAAAAGACTGATGAGTTGTTCCAATGTGGACAGTTTTGTGCAGTCTTTATCAACCCTTGCTACTTTCATACTGGCCTCTTTGTCTTGCAG CCATCAAAGGAAGTATTCAATGACATGGTTCATGAGTTGGAGATTGGACGAGAGAATCCAGATGGTGCAGACCAGGGTTTTATCTGCAGCTACTACCCGAATTTGCTTGATCGACCAATGTTCCATCCACCACTTAACGGCACCAAACTCGATGGAACTTACAGACTTCCATTGGGCTATCAAATGGATGCTTCTTACTATT ATCTTAGACTCCGCTGGAGCGTACCCTGTGGACCCAACAGTGTCATTACATTCCCAGGTGCACCATTGTTGAAGCCATGGTATTGGTGGTCATGGCCTGTCCTGCCATTAGGCATTTCATGGCACGAACAACGTCGTCAAACTCTTGG GTATGCTGCAGAGATGCCTGTGGTAATTATCCAATCTGTAATTTATCTAGGAATACTAGCAATGACTCGTATGGCACGGCCAAACTTCTCCAAGTTGTGCTACCGGCGATCTGACAAGAACATTTTCTTAATACAAACAGGCCTCAAAATGATAGCAGTGTGGTCAATTCTTGCCTCTTATGTATTACCCTTCTTCATTATCCCTCACACGGTTCATCCAATACTAGGCTGGACCCTTTACTTGTTTGGCTCTTTCACGCTTTGCTCCGTAGCAATTAATACATTTTTACTACCAATGATAGCGGTTTTGATCCCGTGGATTGGGTTCTTTGGGACCCTTTTGGTCATGGCATATCCTTGGTACCCTGATGGGGTTGTAAGAGCTCTAGCGGTATTTGGATATGCATTTTGTAGTGCACCATTCTTGTGGATATCAATTGTTAAGATAATGACAAGCCTTCAAGTCTCACTTGAAAGGGATGCTTTCTTTCCAAAATTGGGTGAATCTGCGCCACCTTCTGGGTTTAACAAGTTATATTAA